One Malus domestica chromosome 11, GDT2T_hap1 genomic region harbors:
- the LOC103447073 gene encoding histone H3.2, with protein sequence MARTKQTARKSTGGKAPRKQLATKAARKSAPATGGVKKPHRFRPGTVALREIRKYQKSTELLIRKLPFQRLVREIAQDFKTDLRFQSSAVAALQEAAEAYLVGLFEDTNLCAIHAKRVTIMPKDIQLARRIRGERA encoded by the coding sequence ATGGCTCGTACGAAGCAGACTGCTCGCAAATCCACCGGAGGCAAGGCTCCACGGAAGCAGCTGGCCACCAAGGCTGCCCGGAAGTCGGCTCCGGCGACAGGAGGAGTGAAGAAGCCCCACCGCTTTAGGCCCGGAACCGTGGCGCTGAGggagatcaggaagtaccagAAGAGCACTGAGCTTCTGATCCGCAAGCTTCCGTTCCAGAGGCTTGTGAGGGAGATCGCTCAGGACTTCAAGACCGATCTGAGGTTCCAGAGCAGTGCTGTTGCGGCGCTTCAGGAGGCGGCGGAGGCGTACTTGGTGGGTCTGTTCGAGGACACCAACCTCTGCGCCATTCATGCTAAGAGGGTCACGATCATGCCCAAGGACATCCAGCTCGCTCGTAGGATCAGAGGCGAGAGggcttaa
- the LOC103447071 gene encoding carbamoyl phosphate synthase small chain, chloroplastic, whose protein sequence is MATAAMELALRNPSTLFNPKSPKPLKLRAFTLRCSSATSTAVPDLAEKPWKTSDARLVLEDGSIWRAKSFGASGTQVGEVVFNTSLTGYQEIITDPSYAGQFVLMTNPHIGNTGVNFDDEESRKCFLAGLVIRSLSISTSNWRCAETIGDYLAERNIMGIYDVDTRAITRRLRQDGSLIGVLSTEQTKSDEELLEMSRSWDIVGVDLISGVSCKAPHEWVDKTHSEWAFNSSKRDADAFHVVAYDFGIKHNILRRLASYGCKITVVPSTWPASETLKMKPDGVLFSNGPGDPSAVPYAVETVKEILGKVPVFGICMGHQLLGLALGGKTFKMKFGHHGGNHPVRNLRTGDVEISAQNHNYAVEAASLPEGVEVTHVNLNDGSCAGLAYPARNIMSIQYHPEASPGPHDSDYVFSEFIELIKKVKVNA, encoded by the exons ATGGCCACGGCAGCTATGGAATTAGCTCTTAGAAATCCGTCGACTTTATTCAATCCCAAGTCTCCAAAACCTTTAAAGCTTCGAGCTTTTACTCTCAGATGCTCCTCCGCCACCTCAACCGCCGTCCCAG ATTTGGCAGAGAAACCTTGGAAGACTTCAGATGCTAGGCTAGTGCTTGAAGATGGTTCAATCTGGAGAGCAAAGTCGTTTGGTGCTTCAGGGACCCAAGTTGGTGAAGTTGTATTCAACACATCCTTGACCGG GTACCAAGAAATTATTACAGATCCTAGTTATGCTGGCCAATTTGTCCTGATGACAAACCCACATATTGGAAACACTGGTGTAAATTTTG ATGATGAAGAATCAAGGAAATGCTTCCTTGCCGGTTTAGTGATCCGAAGTTTAAGTATCAG TACATCAAATTGGAGATGTGCAGAAACAATTGGTGATTATTTAGCAGAAAGAAACATCATGGGAATTT ATGATGTTGACACACGTGCTATCACCCGAAGACTAAGGCAAGATGGAAGCCTTATTGGTGTTTTGAGCACAGAACAGACAAAATCAGATGAAGAACTATTGGAAATGTCTCGTTCGTGGGACATTGTTG GGGTGGATCTAATAAGTGGTGTGTCATGTAAGGCCCCTCATGAATGGGTTGATAAAACACATTCAGAGTGGGCATTTAACTCCAGCAAAAGAGATGCAGATGCATTTCAC GTTGTTGCATATGATTTTGGAATCAAGCATAATATACTCAGGCGCTTGGCTTCGTATGGTTGTAAAATCACTGTTGTGCCTTCAACATGGCCAGCTTCAGAGACTCTGAAAATGAAACCAGATGGGGTCCTTTTCAGCAATGGCCCCGGAGACCCATCTGCTGTTCCTTATGCTGTTGAAACAGTCAAGGAAATTCTTGGGAAGGTTCCCGTTTTTGGAATTTGCATGGGCCATCAATTGCTTGGCCTGGCATTAGGCGGTAAAACTTTCAAAATGAAGTTTGGCCACCATGGAGGAAATCATCCAGTCCGTAATCTTCGTACTGGAGATGTTGAGATAAGCGCTCAG AATCACAACTACGCAGTTGAGGCTGCATCACTTCCCGAGGGTGTAGAAGTAACTCATGTTAATctcaatgatggaagttgtgctGGTCTTGCCTATCCTGCACGAAACATCATGTCTATTCAGTACCACCCTGAAGCATCCCCGGGACCTCATGATTCAGACTACG TTTTTAGCGAATTCATAGAGCTGATTAAGAAAGTAAAAGTAAATGCATGA
- the LOC103447070 gene encoding IRK-interacting protein-like: MASFTTNSNNFQSQENNSHVKNDVSRQEIQAAIAKAVELRALHAALVQGSSPANLRFPSSSPASRPASQFSAQDYPVFTPSYEDEPLPGFQQIPTMNRTLSESWDEYSGLEGNGDETVASNYKENSSSRKGFPSDFANLESHACPAEDHKSVTSSSCANNITVLQTSPANEYFRSRRRNSLGDFNSVSSCNRCKPATITSDSETGMRNCRNSNIVVPLTDSHSSVQSQPKSRGVISWLFPKLRKKHKNESSPNRTESEEVSQVYRELGIMSIETLRKQLIEANEHRDAALMEVSGMRSSLGELKQKMDYLETYCEELKRALRQATHTKIQIPEKLGNFPKSGKSNDGNAENLMPVSEEVMVEGFLQIVSESRLSVRQFCKILVAQIEVMDNTLVDNLNMLLEPFKLSLSSKYSKAVLYHLEAMINQSLYQDFENCMFQKNGSPKILDPHQARQAQFSSFVALRNLSWNEVLRKGTKYYCEEFSKFCDQKMSCIITTLNWTRPWPEQVLQAFFVATKCIWLLHLLAFSFNPPLGILRVEENRSFDPHYMEDMFMDRQRSHGPSRVKIMVMPGFYVQDRVLRCKVLCRYKSAGSVN; encoded by the exons ATGGCTTCTTTTACTACAAATAGTAACAATTTTCAATCCCAAGAGAATAACTCCCATGTCAAAAATGATGTCAGCAGGCAGGAAATACAAGCCGCCATTGCCAAAGCAGTGGAGCTGAGAGCTCTCCATGCTGCTCTGGTTCAAGGAAGCAGCCCTGCAAATCTCAGgttcccttcttcttcccctgcCTCCCGCCCTGCCTCTCAGTTCTCTGCCCAAGACTACCCTGTTTTCACTCCG AGTTATGAAGATGAACCATTGCCTGGATTTCAACAAATTCCGACGATGAATCGAACGTTATCCGAGAGTTGGGACGAGTACAGTGGGCTAGAAGGAAATGGGGATGAAACAGTTGCATCAAACTACAAGGAAAACTCATCTTCAAGAAAAGGGTTCCCTTCCGATTTCGCCAACTTAGAGTCCCATGCTTGTCCAGCTGAGGATCACAAATCTGTTACAAGCTCTTCGTGTGCAAACAACATCACCGTGCTTCAAACATCACCAGCCAATGAATACTTCAGGTCGAGAAGGCGAAATAGTTTGGGGGATTTCAACTCGGTTTCATCATGTAATCGATGCAAGCCTGCGACCATAACAAGCGATTCGGAGACTGGGATGAGGAACTGCAGGAATTCTAACATCGTTGTGCCGTTGACAGATTCACATTCGTCTGTTCAATCGCAGCCAAAAAGCCGGGGAGTGATTTCGTGGTTGTTTCCGAAGTTAAGGAAGAAGCACAAGAACGAAAGCTCTCCAAACCGAACAGAATCGGAGGAAGTTTCTCAGGTTTATAGGGAATTGGGGATAATGTCGATTGAGACGTTGAGGAAACAGCTCATAGAAGCGAATGAGCATAGAGACGCCGCGTTAATGGAGGTTTCGGGGATGAGATCTTCGCTCGGGGAGCTGAAACAGAAGATGGACTACTTGGAAACTTACTGTGAAGAGCTGAAGAGAGCTTTGAGACAAGCAACACATACCAAGATCCAAATCCCTGAAAAGCTTGGGAACTTTCCGAAGAGTGGCAAATCCAACGATGGGAACGCAGAAAACCTAATGCCGGTCAGCGAGGAAGTAATGGTGGAAGGTTTCTTACAGATAGTATCGGAATCTAGACTGTCTGTAAGACAGTTCTGCAAGATCCTTGTAGCGCAGATCGAAGTAATGGATAACACCCTGGTGGATAATTTGAACATGCTTCTCGAGCCGTTCAAATTGTCATTGAGTTCCAAGTACTCCAAGGCAGTGTTGTACCATTTGGAAGCCATGATCAACCAGTCACTCTACCAAGACTTCGAGAACTGTATGTTTCAGAAAAATGGCTCGCCGAAGATTTTAGACCCTCACCAAGCACGCCAAGCGCAGTTTTCTTCCTTCGTTGCCCTCAGAAACTTGAGCTGGAATGAAGTATTAAGAAAGGGAACGAAGTATTACTGCGAAGAATTCAGCAAGTTTTGTGATCAGAAGATGAGTTGCATCATTacaacactaaattggacaagGCCGTGGCCGGAGCAGGTTCTTCAAGCATTCTTTGTTGCTACCAAGTGCATTTGGCTGCTTCATTTGCTTGCATTTTCGTTCAATCCGCCTCTCGGAATTCTGAGGGTGGAGGAGAATAGGAGCTTTGATCCACACTACATGGAAGACATGTTCATGGACAGGCAGAGATCGCATGGTCCGAGCCGGGTTAAGATTATGGTGATGCCGGGGTTTTATGTTCAGGATAGGGTTTTAAGGTGTAAGGTTCTTTGCAGATACAAGTCTGCAGGTTCAGTAAATTGA